Proteins encoded by one window of Paenibacillus sp. DCT19:
- a CDS encoding carbohydrate ABC transporter permease, translating to MQNVSVKLKISKLIRYLLLAIIALGTAFPFYWMVISGFKTNDEIWQFPPTFWPETFLWSNYVDAWNAAPFARYILNSTGVALAICLFQIVNSSMMAYALTHMKFRLKGTLTSLILVGYMIPSTAVYLPSYMVLSELNLLDSYTGLIVSNCVSVFSIFLIRQAFMQVSHELVEAGQLDGASHFRILWTIIAPLVRSSFAVMVLITFIEQYNNYFWPMLITKDPDLQLVSAGLRSFFVEGGAYGLAWPQIMAASAFTIAPLLVLFLFTQKTIMQSVNMTAGVNKN from the coding sequence ATGCAGAATGTGTCGGTAAAATTGAAAATAAGTAAACTCATCCGCTATCTGTTATTAGCCATTATTGCGCTAGGTACAGCATTTCCTTTCTATTGGATGGTCATTAGCGGATTCAAAACAAATGATGAGATCTGGCAATTCCCGCCGACCTTCTGGCCGGAGACATTCCTATGGAGCAATTACGTGGATGCTTGGAATGCCGCACCATTTGCTCGTTACATTTTGAACAGTACCGGGGTAGCCTTGGCAATCTGTCTATTCCAGATCGTCAACTCCAGTATGATGGCATATGCGCTTACTCATATGAAATTCCGCCTCAAAGGGACACTAACCTCCTTAATTCTGGTGGGTTATATGATACCGAGTACGGCTGTGTATCTGCCGAGTTACATGGTACTTAGCGAGCTTAATTTGCTCGATTCCTACACAGGCTTGATTGTATCCAACTGTGTTAGTGTGTTCTCGATTTTCCTAATCCGCCAAGCGTTCATGCAGGTCTCTCATGAATTGGTAGAAGCCGGACAGCTGGATGGTGCATCCCATTTCCGGATTTTATGGACCATTATCGCGCCACTTGTTCGATCCAGCTTCGCCGTAATGGTACTGATCACGTTTATCGAGCAGTACAACAACTATTTCTGGCCGATGCTGATCACCAAAGACCCTGATCTGCAGCTAGTATCGGCTGGTCTGAGAAGCTTCTTCGTCGAAGGCGGGGCATATGGACTGGCGTGGCCGCAAATTATGGCTGCGAGTGCCTTCACCATCGCACCACTCCTTGTTCTCTTCTTGTTCACTCAGAAAACGATCATGCAAAGTGTCAATATGACGGCTGGTGTGAACAAGAACTGA
- a CDS encoding carbohydrate ABC transporter permease, protein MRLKLWRESEAVLFTLPALIPLLVFWLGPLGYIVYLSFTDWDFMSPDKLFVGLDNYSYLLTNSEFYQSLKVTLLFGLGSVIPTIVGGLALAMLMNSKIKSTGIFRTLLFSPWVTPTVAVSIAWSWIFEPEVGLANLMLGWAGVSPIGWLRDANWALVAVLIVTLWKSIGWAMVFYLVALRNLPSDLLEAASIDGAGSWDKFRSITLPLISPTTFFLSIILTIQSLQAYDQINVMTQGGPAGSTRTLLYMYYQSAFESFNVGEASSIAVVIILICVLLSGVSFLLGRRLVHY, encoded by the coding sequence TTGCGATTAAAGCTATGGAGGGAGTCTGAAGCGGTATTATTCACGTTGCCGGCTCTAATCCCGTTGCTGGTTTTCTGGCTGGGGCCTCTCGGATATATCGTTTATCTCAGTTTCACCGATTGGGACTTCATGAGCCCAGATAAGTTATTCGTTGGTTTAGATAATTACAGCTATCTGCTGACCAACTCTGAATTCTATCAATCTTTGAAAGTGACGTTGTTATTCGGGCTAGGGAGTGTCATTCCAACCATCGTTGGTGGACTAGCACTGGCTATGCTCATGAATAGCAAAATCAAATCAACTGGAATCTTCCGCACATTACTCTTCTCGCCTTGGGTAACGCCAACGGTTGCGGTATCCATCGCATGGTCTTGGATCTTCGAGCCAGAGGTAGGGCTTGCTAATCTTATGCTGGGCTGGGCAGGAGTATCTCCTATTGGATGGTTGCGTGACGCAAACTGGGCACTGGTTGCCGTGCTAATCGTTACCCTGTGGAAGTCGATTGGCTGGGCGATGGTGTTCTATCTGGTTGCACTGCGCAACCTGCCCTCTGATCTGCTCGAAGCGGCTTCTATTGATGGAGCAGGGAGTTGGGATAAGTTCCGAAGTATTACGTTGCCACTAATCTCACCAACGACGTTCTTCCTTTCCATTATTCTGACGATTCAGTCTCTTCAGGCTTATGACCAGATTAACGTCATGACTCAGGGTGGACCAGCGGGATCGACCAGAACGTTGCTGTATATGTATTACCAGTCTGCATTTGAATCCTTCAATGTGGGTGAGGCTTCATCCATCGCCGTTGTAATTATTCTGATCTGCGTACTGCTCTCGGGAGTATCCTTCCTGCTTGGCAGACGTTTGGTGCACTACTAA
- a CDS encoding GbsR/MarR family transcriptional regulator, with protein MKETTGNPNHSSLPDRYELREKVIDAIANTMDLYGVNHTFGKLYGIMYFEDRPMTLEEMKTSMNMSKSNMSYAVRSLTESQMIYKLDEKKDRQDQYLAETDFYRTFQNFFGSKLQREVDVMLEGIREVIPDLSAIILSEHTLPEDRNEALRDLHKLQHAEQYYIWLQGFVNQLQEGSFYPSSAEE; from the coding sequence GTGAAAGAAACTACCGGGAACCCGAATCATTCTTCATTGCCCGATCGGTATGAGCTAAGGGAGAAGGTCATCGACGCCATCGCGAACACGATGGATCTATATGGAGTTAATCATACGTTTGGTAAGTTGTATGGAATTATGTATTTTGAAGATCGACCCATGACACTTGAAGAAATGAAGACCTCTATGAACATGAGTAAAAGCAATATGAGCTACGCTGTTCGTTCACTTACGGAATCACAGATGATATATAAGCTAGATGAGAAAAAGGATCGTCAGGATCAGTACTTGGCTGAAACGGACTTCTACCGAACCTTTCAGAACTTCTTCGGATCGAAGCTACAGCGGGAAGTGGATGTGATGTTAGAGGGGATACGAGAAGTCATTCCTGATCTGTCAGCGATCATCCTGTCAGAACATACCTTACCTGAAGACCGGAATGAAGCACTGCGTGACCTGCACAAGCTTCAACATGCGGAGCAATATTATATTTGGCTTCAGGGATTTGTAAACCAACTGCAAGAGGGTAGCTTCTATCCAAGCTCTGCGGAAGAATGA